A region of Liolophura sinensis isolate JHLJ2023 chromosome 8, CUHK_Ljap_v2, whole genome shotgun sequence DNA encodes the following proteins:
- the LOC135473901 gene encoding LOW QUALITY PROTEIN: uncharacterized protein LOC135473901 (The sequence of the model RefSeq protein was modified relative to this genomic sequence to represent the inferred CDS: deleted 1 base in 1 codon), with translation MAENGGNMENQLDQNDWEKIKIDLADKGYVVVHDVLTENECDQSIAQYRDWLSQFDVDEAPFHLHSLIQRYRIGHFEPSWRVRLKAKPVFAKLWKTEKLLSSFDAVAIGEPPEKSGSDERFARGDEKWLHLDQGKFRQGLHAYQGAVYLEETTDTDWVFRVLSGSHKHHQLFYDSHPAAGNKSKQDFYKLKDPEIQWYKEKGCELTKVPVPKGGMVLWDSRLVHDSCRPELGRPNADRWRFVVFVSMTPAVWASERDLNMRKTAYKRLFLTTHWSSQGANYFPEKNSDFPWKRIKTIESLPDIALSDDAKLLSGVIEYDFEDGRPNGDEYFPVWTIGEYAEEHEEPIQPIKHKKRSKPAKSGKKK, from the exons ATGGCTGAGAATGGAGGAAACATGGAAAACCAGCTGGATCAGAATGACTG GGAGAAGATCAAGATTGATCTGGCTGATAAAGGTTATGTCGTGGTACACGATGTTCTAACTGAAAACGAATGCGATCAATCCATCGCCCAGTACAGGGATTGGCTGTCCCAGTTTGATGTAGATGAGGCTCCATTTCACTTGCATTCTCTGATCCAACGATACCGCATTGGCCATTTTGAGCCTAGCTGGAGGGTTAGACTGAAGGCCAAACCCGTT TTTGCGAAACTGTGGAAAACCGAAAAACTTTTGTCAAGTTTTGATGCCGTCGCCATCGGCGAACCTCCCGAAAAGTCAGGATCAGATGAGAGATTTGCCAGAGGTGATGAAAAGTGGCTGCATCTAGACCAAGGGAAATTTAGGCAAGGTCTTCATGCTTACCAAGGAGCTGTGTATCTGGAAGAAACCACAGATACTGACTGGGTGTTCAGAGTTCTGTCCGGCTCCCACAAACATCACCAGCTGTTTTACGACTCTCACCCAGCAGCCGGTAATAAGAGTAAGCAGGACTTTTATAAACTAAAAGATCCAGAAATTCAGTGGTACAAGGAAAAAGGGTGTGAACTGACCAAAGTGCCAGTACCGAAAGGAGGAATGGTCCTTTGGGACTCGCGCCTTGTCCATGACAGTTGTCGCCCCGAATTGGGTCGCCCGAATGCCGACAGGTGGCGCTTTGTTGTTTTCGTGTCAATGACGCCCGCAGTTTGGGCAAGCGAGAGAGACCTGAACATGCGAAAAACTGCTTACAAGCGCTTGTTTTTAACGACACACTGGTCATCTCAGGGCGCAAACTACTTTCCGGAGAAAAACTCAGATTTTCCATGGAAGCGCATAAAAACCATTGAAAGTTTACCCGATATAGCTCTAAGTGACGACGCCAAACTTTTGTCGGGAGTTATTGAATATGACTTCGAAGATGGCCGACCAAATGGAGACGAATATTTTCCCGTTTGGACAATTGGAGAGTACGCTGAGGAGCACGAAGAGCCCATTCAACCAATTAAACACAAGAAACGATCAAAACCTGCAAAATCAGGGAAGAAGAAATAA
- the LOC135473426 gene encoding LOW QUALITY PROTEIN: uncharacterized protein LOC135473426 (The sequence of the model RefSeq protein was modified relative to this genomic sequence to represent the inferred CDS: deleted 1 base in 1 codon; substituted 1 base at 1 genomic stop codon) — MHSLIQQYRIDHFEPSWRVRLKAKPVFAKLWKTEKILSSFDAVAIAEPTEVSGEGFAEGIQQWLHIDQGEYRQGLHAYQGGVYLEETTHTDWVLRVLAGSHKHHQLFYDSHPAAADRSWGDFCKLKDPEIQWFKQKGCSXQKMPVPKGGMVLWDSRLVHDSLSPRIWSPNADRWRFVVFVSMTPAIWAKERDLNIRKTAYKRLFLTTHWSSQGGDFFPDITSDLTWKQITTIERLPDIA, encoded by the exons ATGCACTCTCTGATCCAACAGTACCGCATTGACCATTTTGAGCCCAGCTGGAGGGTTCGTTTGAAGGCCAAACCTGTTTTTGCAAAACTATGGAAAACTGAGAAGATTTTGTCAAGTTTTGATGCTGTGGCTATTGCTGAACCTACCGAAGTTTCCGGTGAAGGATTTGCTGAGGGCATCCAGCAATGGCTTCACATTGACCAAGGAGAGTACAGACAAGGCCTTCATGCTTATCAAGGAGGGGTATATCTGGAAGAAACTACCCATACTGACTGGGTACTCAGAGTTCTGGCCGGCTCCCACAAACATCACCAGCTGTTTTACGACTCTCACCCTGCTGCCGCTGACAGAAGCTGGGGCGACTTTTGCAAACTGAAAGACCCTGAAATTCAGTGGTTCAAGCAAAAAGGCTGT AGCTGACAAAAAATGCCCGTGCCGAAAGGAGGAATGGTCCTTTGGGACTCGCGCCTTGTCCATGACAGTTTGTCGCCCCGAATTTGGTCGCCGAATGCAGACAGGTGGCGTTTCGTTGTTTTCGTGTCAATGACGCCCGCAATTTGGGCTAAAGAACGAGACCTGAACATCCGAAAAACGGCTTACAAGCGCTTGTTTTTAACTACACACTGGTCATCCCAAGGCGGGGACTTCTTTCCCGATATAACGTCAGATTTAACATGGAAACAAATCACCACGATCGAGCGTTTGCCAGATATAGCTTAA